From the Mammaliicoccus sciuri genome, the window CTTTACAAGGAGTGTGAAACTGAATGCATTTTGAAACAATTATCGGCCTAGAAGTTCACGTCGAATTAAAAACAGAATCAAAAATGTTTTCACCATCACCCGCTCATTTTGGTGCGGAACCTAATACAAATACAAACGTTATTGACTTAGCATACCCAGGTGTATTACCAGTTGTAAACAAGACAGCTGTTGATTGGGCTATGCGTGCAGCAATGGCATTAAATATGGATATTGCGAAAGAATCTAAATTTGATAGAAAAAACTATTTCTACCCAGATAATCCAAAAGCTTATCAAATTTCTCAATTCGATCAACCAATTGGTGAAAATGGTTGGATTGATATTGAAGTAGATGGAGAAACTAAACGTATTGGTATCACACGTTTACACATGGAAGAAGATGCAGGTAAATTAACTCATAAAGATGGATATTCTTTAGTTGATTTAAACCGTCAAGGAACACCTTTAATCGAAATCGTTTCTGAACCTGATATTCGTTCTCCTAAAGAAGCATATGCTTACTTAGAAAAATTACGTGCAATTATTCAATATACAGGCGTATCAGATTGTAAAATGGAAGAAGGTTCATTACGTTGTGATGCCAACATTTCATTACGTCCGTATGGTCAAGAAGAATTCGGTACAAAAGCTGAGCTTAAAAACTTAAACTCATTTAACTATGTCCGTAAAGGTCTTGAACATGAAGAAAAACGCCAAGCAGAAGTATTATTAGCTGGTGGAGAAATTTTACAAGAAACACGTCGTTTCAACGAATCAACTGGCGAAACAATTTTAATGCGTGTTAAAGAAGGTTCAGATGACTATCGTTACTTCCCAGAGCCAGACTTAGTACCATTATACGTTGATGATGAGTGGAAAGAACGTGTACGTCAAACAATCCCAGATTTACCAGACGTACGTAAAGAACGTTATGTTAATGAATTAGGATTACCAGCTTATGATGCACATGTATTAACATTAACTAAAGAAATGTCAGATTTCTTTGAAGCAGCAATTGAACATGGTGCAGACGTTAAATTAACATCTAACTGGTTAATGGGTGGCGTTAATGAATACTTAAATAAAAATCATATCGAATTACAAGATACTGCATTAACACCAGAAAACTTAGCAGGTATGATTAAACTTATTGAAGATGGTACAATGAGTAGTAAAATTGCTAAGAAAGTATTCCCTGAATTAGCTGAAAATGGTGGAGACTCACATCAAATTATGAAAGACAAAGGTCTTGTACAAATATCTGATGAAGCAACACTATTAGGATTCGTAACAGAAGCATTAGATAATAATCCTCAATCAGTAGAAGACTTCAAAAATGGTAAAGGCAAAGCGATGGGCTTCTTAGTAGGTCAAATTATGAAAATTTCAAAAGGCCAAGCAAACCCACAAATCGTAAACCAATTACTAAAATCAGAATTAGAAAAAAGATAATAAATATTATGAAAATCTCGTCACAGAGTGAAGTACTCGTGACGAGATTTTTTTGTTGAATGAGATGGTGGCGTGGCTGTTAGGGACATAATTCTGAGAAATGTCCGTAAGAGAGCGTGCATTCTAATTACCAGAATTCGAAATAATGGAAGTTAGCCGACTCTAATTACCAGAATTCGAAATAATGGAAGTTAGCCGACTCTAATTACCAGAATTCAGAATAATGGAAGATACACCACCATTAATTCTTGATTTTATTAAATTACAAATTCTATATCTAATTACTTGCATGGTTGGTGTGTTGAAGTACAATAGTATTAAATCAAAATGATGATGGAGGAGTAACTACATATGACACAAATTAAAATAGCTAAAAATGAAAATGAAATCAATTTAGAATTAGGCCAAGCTAATAGACATGGCTTGATTGCTGGTGCTACTGGTACTGGTAAAACAATTACTTTAAAAGTATTGGCTGAACAATTTTCTAAAGCTGGTGTTCCAGTCTTTATGTCAGATGTTAAAGGGGACATCTCAAGTATTGCAGAGGCTGGCTCTATCAATGATAAGATTCAAGAACGTATTGATATGATGAAAATTGACGATTACAAAAATAATGCTTTTCCTGTAACATTGTTTGATGTATTTCAAAAAACGGGTGTACCTGTTCGTACAACGATCACAGAAATGGGTCCGCTATTAATCGGTAAATTATTAGATT encodes:
- the gatB gene encoding Asp-tRNA(Asn)/Glu-tRNA(Gln) amidotransferase subunit GatB, with the protein product MHFETIIGLEVHVELKTESKMFSPSPAHFGAEPNTNTNVIDLAYPGVLPVVNKTAVDWAMRAAMALNMDIAKESKFDRKNYFYPDNPKAYQISQFDQPIGENGWIDIEVDGETKRIGITRLHMEEDAGKLTHKDGYSLVDLNRQGTPLIEIVSEPDIRSPKEAYAYLEKLRAIIQYTGVSDCKMEEGSLRCDANISLRPYGQEEFGTKAELKNLNSFNYVRKGLEHEEKRQAEVLLAGGEILQETRRFNESTGETILMRVKEGSDDYRYFPEPDLVPLYVDDEWKERVRQTIPDLPDVRKERYVNELGLPAYDAHVLTLTKEMSDFFEAAIEHGADVKLTSNWLMGGVNEYLNKNHIELQDTALTPENLAGMIKLIEDGTMSSKIAKKVFPELAENGGDSHQIMKDKGLVQISDEATLLGFVTEALDNNPQSVEDFKNGKGKAMGFLVGQIMKISKGQANPQIVNQLLKSELEKR